One genomic segment of Ammoniphilus sp. CFH 90114 includes these proteins:
- a CDS encoding PAS domain S-box protein, whose amino-acid sequence MGEYQDILKGAQQWLLNMPDPIYIIDLDDRFIWGNREYEKRFGFTDEPLFHKQISDRDGASVNADVNLIPILDEENRPMAYTVLLRVEAIITENTSDTIVLVDNDFMVRYVSPSFHALSGYHSEDYVGTDSIASLHPEDSERVRRLHLEALQSKRSIDLDYRFTHSKGHTVHVESRVKPVLDGSGNVKYFVAVVRDVTDRKKTEQLLKNILDNVDALVFSTDKHFTSYSFLSESVEKVMGIPRQEAIHHPMRLHDHIHPDDNEVMMGELKTQLDQGLPISHSFRMIHMEGEIRWAKMFVHPWLDHTGEVERLDGIVLDITEKMRSELALEESEQRYKSLFENNLDGVFSIELSGFYFVNANPAFELITGIDSTHLKDRCFLGIIYDEDQSQVYEALFEVIAQGKPRDIECRLNPTQAGEKMVSITFVPIFLVGKLNGIHGIIKDITKRKREEKELILSEERYKFLQQRLNRFSNDLTDVMKVSELENRLIDEVRAVLQVTDVSIVEVPKGKESMTLNPHETWIVIGEKEHPVYLRITMNQSLLRIEEEWLDTAVHYVTILYDNLHLIEDLMKRLEQFVTTKETPKWMLRLLFNLSEKERSSLSSDLHDSVLQDLIIWYRKLESLRSTTIFEEKIERELTQIEEGLLDAIHQIRITCNELRPPFLLKMGLVESLKSLFEYTRMFANYEIEFTAQELQVTLNEEQIIGLYRIVQELLNNASKHSRASKITLSLSSQANHVQFSYSDDGVGMNLSGLEGSFDHMGISGIEKRVLSLEGHVDFRSAPQQGFHVTIQVPKL is encoded by the coding sequence ATGGGGGAATACCAGGATATCTTGAAGGGTGCACAGCAATGGCTTCTGAATATGCCCGATCCTATTTATATTATTGATCTCGACGATCGATTCATTTGGGGCAACCGTGAATATGAGAAGCGATTTGGTTTTACGGATGAACCCTTGTTTCATAAGCAAATCTCTGACCGGGATGGAGCAAGCGTCAATGCGGATGTCAACTTGATACCGATCTTAGATGAAGAGAATCGCCCGATGGCCTATACGGTCCTGTTAAGGGTAGAGGCTATCATTACGGAAAATACCTCCGATACAATTGTGCTAGTTGACAATGATTTTATGGTGCGATATGTTTCCCCTTCCTTTCATGCCTTATCTGGCTACCATAGTGAAGACTACGTAGGTACGGATTCTATTGCCAGCCTTCATCCTGAAGACAGCGAGCGAGTGCGACGACTACATCTCGAAGCGTTGCAATCGAAGCGATCTATAGATTTGGATTATCGCTTTACGCATTCCAAAGGCCACACCGTACACGTGGAGTCACGGGTCAAACCCGTATTAGATGGGAGTGGAAATGTCAAATATTTCGTGGCAGTGGTTAGAGATGTGACAGATCGCAAGAAGACGGAACAGCTGCTTAAGAACATTCTGGATAATGTGGATGCTTTGGTGTTTTCTACGGATAAGCATTTTACCAGCTATTCCTTTCTTTCAGAAAGTGTGGAGAAAGTGATGGGGATTCCAAGGCAGGAAGCCATTCATCATCCGATGCGTTTGCATGATCATATTCACCCCGATGACAATGAAGTCATGATGGGGGAATTAAAAACTCAGCTGGATCAGGGGTTGCCAATCAGCCATTCTTTTCGAATGATTCATATGGAAGGAGAAATCAGGTGGGCCAAAATGTTTGTCCATCCGTGGCTCGATCATACTGGAGAAGTGGAGAGATTGGATGGGATTGTACTAGACATAACGGAAAAGATGCGCTCGGAGCTGGCTTTAGAAGAGAGTGAGCAAAGGTACAAGTCGTTATTTGAAAACAATTTGGATGGTGTATTTTCGATCGAGTTATCAGGATTCTATTTCGTCAATGCCAACCCAGCCTTCGAACTAATCACTGGAATCGACTCAACTCACCTAAAGGATCGTTGCTTCTTAGGCATTATTTATGATGAGGATCAATCCCAGGTCTATGAAGCCCTTTTTGAGGTCATTGCGCAGGGGAAACCAAGGGATATTGAATGTCGTCTCAACCCCACCCAAGCGGGGGAGAAAATGGTGAGTATTACCTTTGTGCCCATTTTCCTAGTTGGCAAATTGAATGGCATTCACGGGATTATAAAAGACATTACGAAACGGAAAAGGGAAGAAAAAGAGCTGATTCTAAGTGAGGAACGATATAAATTTCTTCAACAACGTCTAAACCGGTTTTCGAATGATCTGACCGATGTGATGAAGGTTTCCGAGCTAGAAAATCGTCTCATTGACGAGGTGAGGGCGGTACTTCAGGTCACGGATGTGTCCATTGTGGAAGTTCCTAAGGGTAAAGAATCGATGACCCTGAACCCACATGAAACGTGGATCGTCATTGGGGAAAAGGAACACCCCGTTTATTTACGTATTACCATGAATCAATCCTTGCTTCGTATTGAGGAAGAATGGTTGGATACTGCTGTGCATTATGTCACCATTCTGTATGACAATCTTCATTTAATAGAGGACTTGATGAAGCGACTGGAACAATTCGTCACCACGAAGGAAACACCCAAATGGATGCTCAGACTCCTATTTAACTTGTCCGAGAAGGAACGATCCTCATTATCTAGCGATCTGCACGATTCAGTTCTTCAAGACTTAATTATTTGGTATCGGAAACTAGAATCCCTTCGTTCAACGACTATCTTCGAGGAGAAAATAGAGAGAGAGCTGACGCAAATCGAGGAAGGGCTCTTAGATGCCATCCATCAAATTCGCATTACATGCAACGAATTGAGGCCGCCCTTCCTGCTGAAAATGGGTTTGGTCGAGTCACTGAAAAGTCTATTTGAGTATACCAGGATGTTTGCAAACTATGAAATTGAGTTTACGGCCCAAGAGCTGCAGGTAACTCTGAATGAGGAACAAATTATTGGATTGTATCGAATCGTTCAAGAGCTGCTTAACAATGCGTCTAAACACTCGAGAGCGAGTAAAATTACGTTGTCCTTATCTTCTCAGGCGAATCATGTCCAATTTTCTTATTCGGATGACGGAGTTGGCATGAATTTGTCTGGTTTGGAGGGGTCATTTGATCATATGGGAATTTCTGGGATTGAAAAAAGGGTCTTGAGCTTGGAAGGACATGTTGATTTTCGTTCGGCCCCTCAACAAGGGTTTCATGTCACGATTCAGGTCCCTAAACTATAG